A genomic region of Rhodohalobacter sp. SW132 contains the following coding sequences:
- a CDS encoding acyloxyacyl hydrolase — protein MKSFERSTYRHISNALILVFLLLGCGSSLLYAQSETISDTADHNSSKIGVSAVYSPNSFAAWGKIKNSQSYSIKGQVWFTEYEFRNFRTRFGSEIIITQHLEYPLNGIDGPRDQRLGFGLIPVKFMIPMGTSTVRPITFFSAGLLFLNEKLPAADGASLNYLLNLGTGLEITLTERLDVQIGYSLQHLSNANSAGVNPGIDYHNFFFTVVL, from the coding sequence TTGAAAAGCTTCGAAAGATCAACATATCGCCATATTTCGAACGCTCTTATCTTAGTTTTTCTCCTGTTGGGATGCGGCTCTTCACTCCTCTATGCCCAATCTGAAACGATCTCTGACACTGCAGATCACAATTCTTCAAAAATTGGTGTATCGGCTGTTTATTCACCTAACAGTTTTGCGGCATGGGGGAAAATCAAAAATAGCCAGTCATATTCTATTAAGGGACAAGTTTGGTTTACCGAGTATGAATTTCGAAACTTCAGAACAAGGTTTGGCAGTGAAATCATTATTACCCAGCACCTGGAATATCCGCTGAACGGGATTGACGGTCCGCGGGATCAGCGGCTCGGTTTTGGTTTGATACCAGTCAAATTTATGATACCAATGGGTACCTCCACCGTTCGGCCAATTACATTCTTTTCTGCCGGTTTGCTGTTTCTTAATGAAAAACTTCCCGCTGCCGACGGTGCATCATTAAACTATCTCCTCAATCTGGGTACCGGTTTGGAAATTACACTGACAGAGCGGCTCGACGTTCAAATCGGGTACAGTCTACAACATCTATCCAACGCAAACTCAGCAGGAGTTAATCCCGGAATCGATTACCACAATTTCTTTTTTACTGTCGTACTCTGA
- a CDS encoding sulfite exporter TauE/SafE family protein, producing MILLLIVIGIFTGILAGVFGIGGGTLFTPVLFILFTSLGVEQPVAWTIGTSLFCTFTAASSSSIQQLKQKNMFGREGIKVGLFGAAGVFIGKQISTSAIYTEQIFVTFFACLLILVAWMFYRRGKSEKIVTERTSAIGTKKTAVTGLGGGFVAALAGVGGGVVVVPVLNLIYKINISKAVSVSSLAVLVISLSGWLQFALLSGQVAGATGFTLGFVDFGTGFPLIIGAFIGGFFGVKLGEKMTQDRRQVAFSVLAIIIALIMIYTIL from the coding sequence ATGATCCTTCTTCTTATCGTTATTGGAATTTTTACCGGAATACTCGCCGGTGTATTTGGCATTGGGGGCGGAACACTTTTTACTCCCGTGCTCTTTATTTTGTTTACTTCGCTTGGGGTAGAGCAGCCCGTAGCGTGGACAATTGGCACCTCGCTTTTCTGTACATTTACGGCAGCATCCAGCAGTTCCATTCAGCAGCTTAAGCAGAAAAATATGTTCGGCAGAGAGGGAATAAAAGTGGGACTTTTTGGGGCAGCAGGAGTCTTTATTGGTAAACAGATTTCCACCTCAGCGATCTATACAGAACAGATATTCGTCACCTTTTTTGCATGTCTTTTGATTCTTGTGGCCTGGATGTTTTACAGGAGGGGTAAGTCGGAAAAAATTGTAACCGAACGAACATCAGCGATTGGGACTAAGAAAACGGCAGTAACTGGTTTAGGAGGCGGTTTTGTGGCGGCACTGGCCGGAGTAGGAGGCGGGGTTGTGGTCGTTCCGGTTTTGAATCTGATTTATAAAATAAATATTTCAAAAGCGGTCAGTGTTTCATCACTTGCGGTTCTCGTGATTTCACTCTCCGGCTGGCTTCAATTTGCACTTCTTTCCGGGCAGGTAGCCGGGGCAACCGGTTTTACTCTTGGGTTCGTTGATTTTGGTACGGGGTTCCCTTTGATTATCGGGGCATTCATCGGCGGGTTTTTCGGAGTAAAATTAGGAGAGAAAATGACCCAGGATCGCAGGCAGGTGGCTTTCTCTGTCCTGGCCATTATTATTGCCCTGATCATGATCTATACCATTTTATAG
- a CDS encoding PhzF family phenazine biosynthesis protein has protein sequence MDIYQVDAFTETLFKGNPAAIIPLKKWMNSEDMQHIAAENNLSETAFLVKKSEDRYGIRWFTPETEVDLCGHATLASAHVLFEHLGFSGEKIRFDSHSGELNVQKKDNLYWLDFPSQPPSPVSVPKLLPEAIGCIPIYTGTNVDLLILVDSEKTVQKMKPDLEILKRMDVRGVIVTAEAEESGIDFVSRFFAPAVGVPEDPVTGSAHTVLTPFWSKKLGKTEFKAKQLSKRGGTLDTILKDDRVWIGGPAVTYMTGKIEISE, from the coding sequence ATGGACATTTACCAGGTTGATGCATTTACAGAGACGCTTTTCAAAGGTAATCCGGCTGCAATTATTCCGCTAAAAAAGTGGATGAATAGCGAGGATATGCAACATATTGCGGCTGAAAATAACCTGTCTGAAACAGCCTTTTTGGTAAAAAAAAGTGAAGATCGGTACGGAATTCGATGGTTTACACCGGAAACGGAGGTTGATTTGTGCGGGCACGCAACACTGGCTTCGGCACATGTTCTGTTTGAACATCTTGGGTTTTCCGGCGAAAAGATCCGTTTTGATTCTCACAGCGGTGAGTTAAATGTTCAAAAGAAGGATAACCTCTACTGGCTCGATTTTCCCTCGCAGCCGCCCAGCCCGGTATCTGTTCCAAAACTTCTGCCTGAAGCGATCGGCTGCATTCCCATCTACACCGGAACGAACGTAGACCTTTTGATTCTTGTGGATAGTGAGAAGACGGTTCAAAAAATGAAGCCCGACCTTGAAATTTTAAAACGGATGGACGTCCGTGGGGTGATTGTTACTGCTGAGGCCGAAGAGAGCGGCATCGATTTCGTTTCCCGTTTTTTTGCTCCGGCTGTTGGAGTTCCGGAAGATCCGGTAACAGGTTCTGCCCACACGGTTTTAACGCCGTTTTGGAGTAAAAAACTTGGAAAAACGGAATTCAAAGCGAAACAACTATCGAAACGCGGAGGTACACTCGATACGATTTTGAAGGATGACAGAGTCTGGATTGGCGGACCGGCGGTAACATATATGACCGGGAAAATCGAAATTTCCGAATGA
- a CDS encoding endonuclease MutS2 codes for MSHIMQLHPSTISKKIGLDLILEQAKSRSYTPYGRERLDKQKPSGDTGEIKHLNELASNWMEILQREGNQPLFRVKDVRPILDDSYADGSMLPLDAFDIVYDNARLARIIKQFFKNDEIQAPAVDKYVKQLLTLKSLEDEIRRVISENGVMRDDASPKLRSIRTKINRRKSQLRKTINRVMKIAREKGMSSDEGPTIRNGRMVIPIQAEYKRKVDGFVHDLSSSGQTVYVEPVEALQINNDIREFESEEKREIERIIRDLTTSVRQSSDALRANIRYIGQLDALHSKVELGLKLDGAIPQLSDDGELNLISARNPNLVLKNSLTEESEPIVPLNLSLESNELGLIITGPNAGGKSVAMKTAGLLTCMHQMGYPIPVQPDSTLPVCSGLFVDVGDDQSIENDLSTFSSRLQWMRHTLDHAKEGALILIDEAGTGTDPDEGGALFQAFIERMIENGARVIGTTHHGSLKVFAHEHPNLINGAMEFDQSTLSPTYRFRKGVPGSSYAFEIADRMNLHKNVMKRARELLGDQKNRMGEMLLSLEKQIQENQSEHDELRNLKIEAEIRDEKLSKKQQEFDREKKKILNDAYKEADRIMQTANQRIEAAVEKIIAAGNEDRETIREARREIQDTKKAVRRGKADLEISMESSKSSKIPEVGDYVTVGEGGTSGEVVEISGKQVTILVNGMKIKSKLNKITPASPPKKKKKQSTRSYGGSDKIDLNVKPRLDIRGYRGDAAVKELMHYIDNAVARGMQQVEIVHGKGDGILKKLVHEHLEKRKEIKKYNLAPWEQGGPGCTLVELK; via the coding sequence ATGAGTCATATAATGCAGCTGCACCCATCCACAATTTCTAAAAAAATCGGGCTCGACCTGATTCTCGAACAGGCAAAATCACGTTCATACACCCCGTATGGACGTGAACGTCTTGATAAGCAGAAACCCTCCGGTGATACCGGCGAGATTAAACATCTGAACGAACTTGCATCCAACTGGATGGAAATTCTTCAGCGTGAGGGAAATCAGCCGCTCTTTCGGGTCAAAGATGTACGCCCCATTCTTGACGATAGCTATGCTGATGGCTCCATGTTGCCGCTTGATGCATTCGACATTGTGTATGATAATGCACGTCTTGCGCGAATCATCAAACAGTTTTTTAAAAATGATGAAATCCAGGCCCCGGCTGTTGATAAATACGTAAAACAGCTATTGACGCTCAAGTCTTTGGAAGATGAAATTCGCCGGGTGATTAGTGAAAATGGTGTGATGAGAGATGATGCCAGCCCGAAACTTCGGTCCATTCGCACGAAGATTAACCGAAGAAAAAGCCAGCTCAGGAAAACCATCAACCGCGTGATGAAAATTGCCCGCGAAAAAGGAATGAGTTCCGATGAAGGGCCAACCATTCGAAACGGACGGATGGTTATTCCGATACAGGCGGAGTACAAACGAAAAGTAGACGGTTTTGTTCACGATCTCTCCTCCTCCGGACAGACCGTATATGTTGAACCGGTTGAAGCGCTGCAGATCAACAACGATATCAGGGAATTTGAATCGGAAGAGAAACGCGAAATAGAGCGGATCATTCGTGACCTCACCACATCGGTACGCCAGAGTTCCGATGCGCTTCGGGCCAACATCCGTTATATCGGTCAGCTTGATGCACTTCACAGCAAAGTGGAGCTCGGCCTGAAATTAGACGGGGCGATCCCGCAGCTTTCTGATGACGGGGAACTGAACCTGATCAGCGCAAGAAACCCAAATCTTGTGTTGAAGAACAGCCTGACGGAAGAGTCGGAGCCGATCGTACCGCTCAATTTATCGCTGGAGTCAAACGAACTCGGGTTGATCATAACCGGACCCAACGCCGGGGGTAAATCAGTTGCAATGAAAACGGCCGGACTCCTCACATGCATGCATCAGATGGGATATCCAATTCCCGTTCAGCCCGACTCCACACTGCCGGTCTGTTCCGGCTTGTTTGTTGATGTGGGCGATGATCAGTCTATTGAAAATGACCTGAGTACGTTCTCTTCAAGGTTGCAGTGGATGCGTCATACGCTGGATCACGCCAAAGAAGGAGCATTGATACTGATTGATGAAGCCGGTACCGGAACCGATCCCGATGAAGGGGGCGCTCTTTTCCAGGCTTTTATTGAGCGGATGATTGAAAATGGAGCGCGGGTCATCGGCACCACTCATCACGGTTCTCTGAAAGTGTTTGCCCATGAACACCCCAATCTAATTAATGGTGCTATGGAATTTGACCAGAGTACCCTTTCCCCAACCTATCGCTTTCGCAAAGGTGTTCCCGGCAGCAGTTATGCATTTGAGATTGCCGACCGGATGAACCTTCACAAAAATGTGATGAAGCGGGCACGTGAACTGCTTGGAGATCAAAAAAACCGAATGGGTGAAATGCTTCTTTCACTCGAAAAACAGATCCAGGAAAATCAATCCGAGCATGATGAACTCCGTAATTTAAAAATTGAGGCGGAAATACGGGATGAAAAACTCAGCAAAAAACAACAGGAGTTCGACCGGGAAAAGAAAAAGATTCTGAATGATGCCTACAAAGAGGCGGACAGAATCATGCAGACTGCCAATCAACGAATTGAGGCAGCGGTTGAAAAAATTATTGCAGCCGGGAATGAGGATCGTGAGACGATCCGTGAGGCGAGGCGGGAGATCCAGGATACAAAAAAAGCTGTTCGGCGCGGTAAAGCGGATCTTGAAATTTCCATGGAAAGCAGTAAATCGTCAAAAATTCCGGAAGTGGGCGATTATGTAACTGTTGGAGAAGGCGGAACATCCGGCGAAGTTGTGGAGATATCCGGCAAACAAGTCACTATTCTTGTGAACGGGATGAAGATTAAATCAAAACTAAACAAAATCACACCTGCATCTCCACCCAAAAAGAAGAAAAAGCAGAGTACCCGAAGTTATGGCGGATCTGATAAAATTGACCTGAATGTAAAACCCCGCCTCGATATACGCGGCTATCGCGGAGATGCAGCCGTTAAAGAACTTATGCACTATATCGATAACGCCGTTGCCCGCGGAATGCAGCAGGTGGAAATCGTCCATGGAAAAGGTGACGGTATCCTGAAAAAACTCGTGCATGAACACCTCGAAAAGAGAAAAGAGATCAAAAAGTACAACCTCGCCCCATGGGAACAAGGTGGACCGGGATGCACGCTTGTGGAGCTGAAGTAG
- a CDS encoding BamA/TamA family outer membrane protein → MKRLILCISVFLIGFVLFSPVSAQLMDDTDRQGSQHSIFPLVGYTTDYGLFGGGVYQRINYADSRRPFLSNMMVDVTGSTKGKWAARVDYERIEMFSRPIRNRTIVDLELNPIRSYFGIGNNTLYTREDLDDGLYYLNQQHALVTFEARTPLFDITGESALDGALRLKTSYTSATEDGEETRFYTDPPSHFDAGWVNTLGAGLLFDSRENEFAPKSGQRHEIGIDISSSLFGSSYSFYELFADLSYYLSPLENTVLAQRFTARHNIGDTPFWELPALGSSRGLRGFALDRFMGDSSVLYMAELRQWLVSFLDDEIRLGAHLFFDTGRVFSEFDSNELFDEWKRTWGVGGAMTLFSPDLIFRGEVGFSGEDYRIYAGVGYAF, encoded by the coding sequence TTGAAGAGATTGATTCTCTGTATTTCAGTTTTTTTAATTGGATTTGTCCTATTTAGTCCGGTTTCCGCACAATTGATGGATGATACCGATCGGCAGGGGAGTCAGCATTCGATTTTTCCGTTGGTCGGTTATACGACCGATTATGGACTTTTCGGCGGCGGGGTTTACCAGCGAATCAACTATGCAGATTCAAGACGTCCTTTTTTATCCAATATGATGGTTGATGTTACGGGTTCTACAAAAGGAAAATGGGCCGCCCGGGTTGATTATGAACGTATCGAAATGTTCAGCCGCCCGATCCGGAACCGAACAATTGTTGATCTGGAATTGAACCCCATCCGCAGTTATTTTGGTATTGGAAACAATACACTCTACACTCGAGAGGATTTGGATGACGGGCTCTACTACTTAAATCAACAGCATGCTCTTGTTACTTTTGAAGCCAGGACACCTCTGTTTGATATTACAGGTGAATCGGCACTTGACGGCGCTCTGCGCCTTAAGACATCGTACACATCGGCTACAGAAGATGGCGAAGAGACTCGCTTTTATACAGATCCGCCATCTCATTTTGATGCAGGATGGGTAAATACACTGGGAGCCGGACTGCTCTTTGACAGCCGGGAAAATGAGTTTGCCCCAAAATCCGGTCAGCGACACGAAATCGGTATTGATATAAGCAGTTCACTGTTTGGCAGTTCTTATTCGTTTTATGAACTTTTTGCTGATTTGAGTTATTATCTTTCACCGCTGGAAAACACCGTTCTGGCGCAGCGTTTTACAGCACGCCATAACATTGGTGATACACCCTTCTGGGAACTTCCTGCACTCGGAAGCAGTCGTGGCTTACGTGGGTTTGCACTGGACCGTTTTATGGGCGACAGCTCCGTGCTCTACATGGCTGAACTCCGGCAGTGGCTCGTTTCTTTTCTTGACGATGAAATCCGGTTAGGTGCACATCTGTTTTTTGATACCGGCCGCGTTTTTTCTGAATTTGATTCAAACGAACTATTTGACGAATGGAAAAGAACGTGGGGAGTTGGTGGTGCAATGACACTATTTAGCCCCGATCTTATCTTCCGCGGTGAAGTCGGCTTTTCCGGGGAAGATTACAGGATTTATGCGGGAGTGGGGTACGCTTTTTAA
- a CDS encoding carboxymuconolactone decarboxylase family protein, protein MSNPSSDLQNFRESRQIMNEKILDLDHLGIKRFFNLDTNTYRDGALPSQTKELLGLVASAVLRCNDCIDYHLEQCAASGSTKEEIIDAMNVALVVGGSIVIPHLRHAVQTIETLENEGAL, encoded by the coding sequence ATGTCCAATCCGTCAAGTGATCTTCAAAATTTCAGAGAATCCCGTCAGATAATGAATGAAAAAATTCTCGACCTGGATCACCTTGGAATTAAGCGGTTTTTCAATTTGGATACAAATACATATCGCGATGGTGCTCTCCCGTCACAAACGAAAGAACTTCTCGGGCTTGTGGCATCAGCCGTTTTGCGCTGCAACGACTGTATCGATTACCACCTGGAGCAGTGCGCTGCCTCCGGCTCAACGAAAGAGGAAATTATCGATGCAATGAACGTTGCCCTGGTAGTGGGAGGTAGTATTGTGATCCCCCACTTACGCCACGCGGTTCAAACCATAGAAACACTTGAAAATGAAGGAGCCCTTTGA
- the hemG gene encoding protoporphyrinogen oxidase: MANNKIAVLGAGITGLVAAYKLNIIGKTVELFDRKPVAGGAIRTQKEEGWQFEYGPNTLLLKDAEVEEFLMELGLTDEISVANPEASRRFIVRNGKMHPLPTSLKSFIKTPIFSGKAKFRLLGEPFPSRGPDDESLADFVERRFGTEILNYAVNPFVAGIHAGDPSVLSLKHSFPLLHELEQSSGSVLMGAVRRMMNRNKTASVKRRLISFKNGMQQLPDTLFSRLDTTFMNCEIKSIRKTDQGWNLHTQNGDFGPYSDIISTIPLHKWSDELFPFTKLEIETARNVYHPPISVLLLGYKKEQIRHPLNGFGFLVPEIENRSVLGALFTSTLFENRAPEGCHLLTVFIGGVRQPKLANLSSEKLVKLAETDLKDLIGLSGEAVFKDHIYWPKAIPQYQVGYGEVLQMFDELEEKHEGLHLAGNYRGGISVPDCIKNGLQLAESLR, encoded by the coding sequence ATGGCCAACAATAAGATAGCAGTATTAGGAGCCGGTATAACAGGCCTGGTTGCCGCATATAAACTCAATATAATTGGAAAAACAGTTGAGCTATTTGATCGCAAACCTGTAGCCGGCGGAGCGATCCGGACACAAAAAGAGGAGGGATGGCAATTTGAATATGGACCTAATACTCTTTTGCTGAAAGATGCTGAAGTTGAAGAGTTCCTGATGGAGCTTGGACTGACTGACGAAATCAGTGTGGCAAATCCGGAAGCTTCCCGTCGATTTATAGTACGGAATGGCAAAATGCATCCGCTGCCGACATCACTTAAATCATTTATCAAAACCCCGATATTTTCAGGAAAAGCAAAATTTCGCCTGCTCGGGGAGCCTTTTCCCTCACGCGGTCCGGATGACGAATCGCTGGCTGATTTTGTGGAGCGCCGATTTGGAACCGAAATTCTAAATTACGCCGTAAATCCGTTTGTGGCCGGAATCCATGCGGGTGATCCGTCCGTTCTTTCATTGAAACATAGTTTTCCGCTGCTACATGAACTTGAACAGTCTTCTGGTTCTGTTCTGATGGGCGCCGTTCGCCGGATGATGAATCGTAACAAAACAGCGTCCGTTAAAAGACGATTGATCTCATTTAAAAACGGTATGCAGCAACTGCCTGATACCCTTTTTTCCCGCCTTGATACCACTTTTATGAATTGCGAAATCAAGAGTATCAGAAAAACGGACCAAGGTTGGAATCTTCATACCCAAAATGGAGATTTCGGACCCTACTCAGATATCATTTCAACTATCCCGCTGCATAAATGGTCTGATGAACTTTTTCCCTTTACAAAGCTGGAGATTGAAACGGCACGTAATGTATATCACCCGCCTATTTCAGTACTATTGCTCGGTTATAAAAAAGAACAAATAAGGCATCCGTTAAATGGATTTGGTTTCCTGGTTCCCGAAATTGAAAATCGATCTGTTTTAGGAGCACTGTTCACATCCACACTGTTTGAAAATCGGGCTCCTGAGGGATGCCATCTTTTAACTGTTTTTATTGGCGGGGTAAGGCAGCCGAAATTAGCGAATCTGAGCAGTGAAAAACTGGTAAAACTGGCGGAGACTGATTTAAAAGATCTGATAGGGCTCAGCGGCGAAGCTGTTTTTAAAGATCACATCTACTGGCCCAAGGCTATACCACAGTATCAGGTTGGATATGGAGAGGTGTTACAGATGTTTGATGAGCTTGAGGAAAAGCACGAGGGACTCCACCTGGCCGGTAACTATCGGGGCGGAATTTCGGTACCTGACTGCATCAAAAACGGACTACAGCTGGCGGAATCTCTACGCTGA
- a CDS encoding TonB-dependent receptor domain-containing protein: MNLNKQLKVILILCSLCLTVTTLSAQDRTTADRDTTNHLDKVVMDRVTIVGAPVWMNKIPGAATYITAEQLQKQSYTDIHRVLRNISGINIQDEDGYGLRPNIGLRGAGVERSSKVNLMEDGVLIAPAPYSAPAAYYFPMVRRMNTVEVRKGSAQIKYGPNTTGGAINLISTPIPSEFGGNAEMSIGENSSNNLYANVGDSFQNFGYMIEGMQIGTDGFKNLDGGDNTGFDIRNFVGKFMVRTSPDARYYQRADFKVGYYDEVSNETYLGLTRADFEESPFRRYAASQADRMDAEHLQFMARHFIQFSERLDLTTTLYRNNFSRDWYKLQTINGSSPAGVLRNPAQNEAALDILRGANSADDALSVRSNNREYFSQGVETVLSMTADIGTFQNDIQLGVRLHQDEEDRFQYEDGYRMEEGTMILTSQGTPGTQANRVGSATALSVFLQDRITFNQFTFTPGIRYENIQFENRNYGSADLDRTGSDLSVNEYSINVFVPGIGVTYDLLDNLTLISGIHKGFSPPSPGSSADTRSEESINYELGFRFADERYNLEVIGFFNDYSNLLGSDLAAGGGTGTTAQFNAGKVEVSGLEVAAGTNLIRTNDSAFSIPVNVNYTFTNATFKNSFDSDFSPWGSVNSGDELPFIPSHQFNASAGLDYRQYSLNLNTTTTSQMRTVAGQGTIPNDQRTDRYFLVDLNTSYQASNNINVFVNVRNLLDDTYIVSDRPHGVRPGLPRMFMGGLKITL; encoded by the coding sequence ATGAATCTGAATAAACAACTGAAAGTGATCCTGATTTTATGTTCGCTTTGTCTCACAGTTACAACTCTTTCAGCACAGGACAGAACCACGGCTGACCGTGATACTACAAACCATCTCGACAAAGTGGTGATGGATCGCGTTACTATTGTCGGTGCGCCGGTTTGGATGAATAAAATTCCGGGTGCAGCCACATATATCACAGCGGAACAGCTTCAGAAACAGAGCTATACTGATATCCACCGTGTTCTGCGGAATATCAGCGGAATTAACATTCAGGATGAAGATGGATACGGCCTTCGTCCCAATATCGGACTTCGTGGAGCCGGTGTGGAGCGAAGTTCAAAAGTGAATCTTATGGAAGATGGGGTATTGATTGCTCCTGCACCCTATTCTGCTCCGGCGGCGTATTATTTTCCTATGGTTCGCCGCATGAATACTGTGGAAGTTCGTAAAGGTTCGGCGCAGATCAAATATGGCCCCAACACCACCGGTGGTGCAATTAACCTGATTTCAACCCCAATTCCATCTGAATTTGGCGGTAATGCTGAAATGAGCATCGGTGAGAATAGTTCCAACAATCTGTATGCCAATGTTGGAGATTCATTCCAAAATTTCGGGTATATGATTGAGGGCATGCAGATTGGAACCGATGGTTTTAAAAATCTGGATGGCGGTGATAATACGGGTTTCGATATTCGCAACTTTGTAGGAAAGTTTATGGTCCGAACCAGTCCGGATGCGAGATATTATCAGCGGGCTGATTTCAAAGTGGGTTATTACGACGAGGTATCAAATGAAACGTATCTTGGACTTACCCGGGCTGATTTTGAAGAATCTCCATTTCGCCGTTATGCCGCTTCGCAAGCGGACCGCATGGATGCCGAACACCTGCAGTTTATGGCGCGACATTTCATACAGTTCTCAGAAAGACTGGATCTCACTACTACACTCTACAGAAATAATTTTTCGAGAGACTGGTATAAGCTGCAGACAATAAATGGATCATCCCCTGCAGGCGTTCTGCGTAACCCGGCACAAAACGAGGCTGCTTTGGATATCTTGCGCGGTGCAAACAGTGCTGATGATGCGCTTTCAGTACGCTCCAACAATCGCGAATATTTCTCTCAGGGTGTTGAAACTGTACTTTCCATGACTGCAGATATCGGAACGTTTCAAAATGATATTCAGCTTGGCGTGAGACTGCACCAGGATGAAGAAGACCGGTTCCAGTATGAAGATGGATACCGAATGGAGGAAGGAACTATGATTCTTACTTCACAGGGAACACCCGGAACTCAAGCGAACAGAGTAGGATCTGCAACCGCTCTTTCCGTTTTTCTGCAAGATAGAATAACGTTTAACCAATTTACCTTTACACCGGGTATTCGATACGAAAACATTCAGTTTGAAAATCGGAATTATGGATCTGCGGATCTCGACCGAACCGGAAGTGACCTATCCGTCAATGAATATTCGATCAATGTATTTGTCCCCGGAATTGGAGTTACCTACGATCTGTTAGACAACCTGACCCTCATCTCCGGAATTCATAAAGGATTTTCTCCACCGAGCCCGGGTTCATCAGCGGATACGCGTTCAGAGGAGAGTATTAACTATGAACTTGGATTTCGTTTCGCAGATGAGCGATACAACCTCGAAGTAATCGGATTCTTTAACGATTACAGCAACCTTCTTGGTTCAGATCTCGCAGCCGGAGGCGGTACAGGAACCACTGCCCAGTTCAATGCAGGTAAAGTAGAAGTTTCTGGCCTTGAAGTAGCCGCAGGCACCAACCTGATTCGTACCAACGACTCTGCGTTTTCCATTCCTGTAAACGTAAACTATACCTTTACAAACGCTACATTTAAAAATTCATTCGACAGTGATTTCAGCCCGTGGGGATCGGTAAACAGTGGTGATGAACTTCCATTCATTCCCTCCCATCAGTTCAATGCTTCAGCAGGACTGGATTACCGCCAATACAGCTTAAACCTGAATACCACCACCACAAGCCAGATGCGAACGGTTGCCGGACAGGGTACGATTCCAAACGATCAACGAACAGACAGATATTTCCTCGTAGATCTGAATACATCATACCAGGCATCAAACAATATCAATGTATTTGTAAATGTACGTAACCTGCTCGATGATACATATATCGTATCTGACAGGCCACACGGAGTTCGTCCCGGACTCCCAAGAATGTTTATGGGTGGATTGAAAATCACATTGTAA
- a CDS encoding SDR family oxidoreductase, which yields MQISILGCGWLGFPLAQELLESGYNVKGSTRSDEKFRLLEENGVEAHRLTLPEDLSDCGSSSSSFWKSNTLFLNIPPGRGTENVVQSYTEKIESVRSVLESKNSDIQQVIFASSTSVYPMEEGSFTEEMTDINNTSRPSGKAVLRAEEIICSSDQFETIVLRFGGLYGYSRHPVKQLSGRTGIKSPYKPVNLIHQRDCIRIVQTLLKSEISSGIYNAVSDGHPPRKTLYQSAARHYDVPEPQFDEESDSINRIILNEKLKEEFDFSFNYPNPMDHTA from the coding sequence ATGCAAATATCAATTTTGGGTTGCGGATGGCTTGGCTTTCCGCTTGCACAAGAGTTACTTGAAAGCGGATATAATGTAAAAGGATCAACCCGCTCAGATGAAAAATTCAGACTTCTTGAAGAAAATGGAGTTGAGGCGCATCGCCTGACCTTGCCAGAAGACCTGTCGGATTGCGGATCATCATCATCATCATTCTGGAAATCCAATACATTATTTTTGAACATCCCTCCCGGGAGAGGCACGGAAAATGTCGTGCAATCTTATACTGAAAAAATCGAATCCGTACGATCCGTTCTGGAATCCAAAAATTCTGATATTCAGCAGGTAATTTTTGCCAGCAGCACCTCAGTTTACCCTATGGAGGAAGGCTCCTTTACAGAAGAGATGACAGATATAAACAATACGAGCCGGCCTTCCGGAAAAGCTGTTCTCCGTGCGGAAGAGATCATTTGCAGTTCGGATCAGTTTGAAACCATTGTCCTCCGTTTTGGAGGATTATATGGCTACAGCCGCCATCCGGTTAAACAACTGTCTGGTCGTACCGGCATAAAATCTCCTTACAAACCGGTGAATCTTATTCATCAGCGGGACTGCATTCGAATCGTTCAGACGCTGTTGAAGAGTGAGATTAGCAGTGGAATCTATAACGCAGTTTCTGACGGCCACCCACCCCGAAAGACACTCTATCAGTCGGCTGCACGCCATTATGATGTTCCTGAACCCCAATTTGATGAGGAGAGTGATTCAATAAACCGGATTATTTTGAACGAAAAACTTAAAGAAGAGTTCGATTTCTCCTTCAACTATCCCAACCCGATGGATCACACTGCCTGA